One Perognathus longimembris pacificus isolate PPM17 chromosome 13, ASM2315922v1, whole genome shotgun sequence genomic window, ctgctcaggctggctttgaactatgatcctcagtctcagcctcctgagtagctaggattaaaggcatgagccaccagtgcctggcttgtttgtgtGACTTTTTAAGCCACTTCTGAGACCAAAGTAGGAGATGGTAAAGTAGAGTGGGTGTATGTGCAGAGTCCAATGACCAATCCTTCCTCCATTTTTCCCCTTTGGGAAACACTAGCCAGTCCTATTTGACAGTAGTTGTGCATTTGAGATAACCAGTTCATAGCAAGACCAGAAACatgttagctctgtgtgtgtgtgtatgtgtgtgcgtgcacgtgcatgtgtgtgtgtgtgcatgtgtgtgcacaggcaCACGCGCTTGGGCATTACCCCTGAATttgctttgcttaaggctagcactgtaccacaacTTTACTGGCTTTTTGTTGGAGATAATTGGAGgtcattttcctgcctgggtcagCTTCTAATCTTGAAcctctagatctcaacctcctgagtagctcggattaactgtgagccactggcatcagccACATTCGCTCTTTAACTCTTTATGGTTTTTCCTTTAAGGTTGTTCTTCAAGTCTTGGCCTATTtgaagctgggctgggctgtgacTCCAGAAAGCTATATATTATAGCTACTGCCTTTTGGTTTCATTCACACTTCCTGGTTCAGAGCTCCTGTAGCCCTTGTCATTTCCTAAGTGACTAGAGCAATAAGAATACCTTTTGCTAACATGTGTGGCTTTTTTGGTATTGCTTCCTGCAGCATCAATAGCTGAAGGTAAAAGACAGAGTTGGCTTTTGTTTGCatactttgttgtttgtttggttttgtttttgttgccagtcctggggcttgaactcagggcctgaacactgtccctggcttctttttgctcaaggctagcactgtgccacttgagccacagcaccacttctggtttttttctatgtatatgtggtgctgaggaatcgaacccagggcttcaagcatgctaggcaagcactttacctctaagccacattcccagccccactttgttGTTATTTATAACAAATCCTTTCAAATACACCTGAGTTTAAGTGAATGAGGCCATTGTTGGAAGATTCCTTACATGACCGCAGGATGAGGGGCTAGTCCCCAGAaaggcagccaggtgccagtccTCTGGGGAGAAGGGGCAGAGGATTGACTCAATTATCAACAGCTGTTGGGAGGATCACGGCTACAGAATGAGGAAGAACAGGGTTTGGAGAGCTTTGTGACCCTTGAGCACATGGAGGCTGGGGAGCGGTGGGGTGGACATGGGTCCTGCCttgcccctccctccaccttgtCCTGTCTAGCTTTTCATCTGGTGTTCATCATTGTAACCAAACCTGAGAAAGGAGTTAGGTATAGGGACTCTTAGACCCAGTGGGTCAGAACCACAGGTAAAACAACCAGGGGCTTGTGATTGGCATCTGAAGTTGTTACTGGGCCCAAATCTGCCAGGAGGACACTACTGGATAGAGATGGTAGAGAGGAAATTGGGTTCAGTCAAAGGCTGACTCTAAGAAGATGAGGGACAACTGACCTTCCAGGGAAGGAACTCGGTCAGATATGGGAAAGGGACTTTAGAGGGAGGGGAGGTGTGAAGGGCAATGAGCAATGTGTTCAGTGGGGTCTTCTTATTCAGGTAGTGTTTCTCTTTAGCTGAAacatacaatgaatcttgattccCTGGGCCTACTGCCTGTAATTACTTAGGACGACATACTACTTTCCCAAAAGCTTGACATCATTGCAGCATATACACGTTCTGTTAGTTGACCTGTCACATAGCCCAGTGTAAGCGGGACGTCAGTGGCCCATGCccgtaatcctcgctactcaggatgctgagatttgaagaccgtggttggaagccagcccagggtaggaaagcctgtgagactcttatctccagttaaggcCCAAGTAgttgagctctagccttgagcagaaaatcggAGACTGTACCAAGACCTCAggttcatccccctcccccctcatgtgcccccccccccaccacacatacACGTATACACATACACTAGAATGATTCCTCAGCAGTTAGTATCTTTGGCATTTAGATGTGGCTTCGCTTTAGAATTCAGAATGCTAGGCAAACGGAGAGGAATCGGGTGGCGACCTTTTTTGTCTTAAGCCTAAGTCTCACCCAAACAGTTCCAGGAGAACCTCTGTGCTTGGGGCACAGGCATGAAGTTCCCAGGTGGCTCTATTGAACAGCTCTGGTGGAAAGCCCCTCTACACCCTGCCTCCAAACAAGTGTAGGATCTGGAATCCATATCCTGGCCTTTCTGCTTCTTAACTTAGTCACCTTTCACAAATGCTTAACCTCAGACTCCCAGTTTCTTCTCACCTGTATCAAGTAGGGTCAGGAGGAGACTAGACACGTTGTGTAATGGCGTTGCAGAGCCAGTGACAACAGTGCATTCATTCTTGTTTGAGCACCTAACCAAGCCCTTTGCTTTACTTCATTGTACGGTGATAATCTTCTTAGTGTGCTATTTTAAAGGTGCCTTTTATATCAGCTTTATCTTAAGTAGATTAGAAACTTTGGTAGGATGAAGCCTTAGAACGTTACCATTCTTTTATGCCTACAGCCCCTAGGACATAGAGATAAGCCTTCATTCAGATTTATACAATTggaataaactttattttttatttaaaatttcccagtatagaggcttgaactcagggccttgcactcttgcttggcttttggagGTTActcggagatcagagtctcactgacttttctgcccaggttggctttgaactgtgatcctcagatttcagcctgttgagtaacggattgtaggcatgagccaccagcaccaagcattGGAAAAAAATTTTCTTGGCTACCCAGAGTAATTGAATAATGAAGCTCTTTCTGGCTTACTAGCATGAAGTGGGAAGAATGCAGAAGAGGAACTTGTGAATCAGATGGTGGAACCCAGCTTCAGTTACAAGTCCCATTTCTTCCTTAGCAAGCACCTCTGTCTTGGTCTAGCTAGGGGTGTTTGCTGGGTTTCGGTGTTGGCCGGGCACAGGGCTGAAGGAAGATGGAATCAGCCAGGAATGGACGTGTCTACCAGGTCCCATCCTCAGCTTCCCCTGTGCTCTTTCCTGGCAGATCCAGTCATGGCAGGCTCAGGCCGCTGTTCACCATGGGGCAAGCATCCGTTCAGAGCTCTCCCAGTGGTCCTCGTGGCGCTCGTTCTTCTCCACTTGGCATCAGCCCAGTCCCAACGAAACTTTGCCCCACCAGGCCAGCAGAAAAGGGAGGCCTCCGCTGACCTTCTGACCCAGATGGGCCGATCGCTGCGGGAGACACTGGATACCTGGCTGGGGCCCGAGACCATGCACTTGGTTTCAGAGGTAAGGACAGTTTACTCCTGCTGTGGCTGGCCAGGcacacaggaaagagaaaagaaaaggcattgCTAAGGCCACCACATCCTCTCAGTGTCAAAATCCTGGTGCAGAGAGCCCCAAATTGTGCTAAAAGCAGTGGAGTACCCACAGCTCGCTTTCTCAGTGTTTGATTCCCATGCAAGGGTCTGTTAGTCCCACCTCTGTCTTTCCCTGGCTGTGGTGGAAGGCTGGGAAATGAGCCATCTTTGGGGGACTAGAGTCTGGCTTGGATTGAAACCTGACCGCCCTAAGCTGGCAACACGGAGCCCTGAGTCAGGGTCTTCACCTATAGCAGTGAGGGTAGGGTTGGTGGGGACTTATGTCCAGGTCATCTCTTCTAGCCGGTGATGTCCATTGTCCTGTCCTTTCAGTGAATCAGTTATGGATTGGTCGGTCATACTGAAGGGCGGATTTAGTCATTTACAAAATCCTGCCATAGAACCACAGTGGACTCCTTTATCATCAGAGCCTGCAAGTCCCTTACAGAGGTCTTTACACACACCTCCAGGATTTGCTGGGAGCTTGAGGGCTCCGGTGTCCTGTGTGACTACCAAAGGGATGGATGACCCCTCCCCCTTCACATGGAGGTGCACACCCTTCTAACTGCACAGCATCCAGCTGAACTGGGGTCCCAGACATCCTGATTTCTAGGTTAGGCGGAAGTGGCCTGTTGTCTGGGAAGTGGATGGGAAAGAAAGGCCCCTGACTTTAACCCAGGCCTATCACTGCTGGCTGAGAAACAGATCAGACCTTCCCTGCAGGCTTCCTCTGTGCTCCGGTGACCAGACATGGAGAAGAGCCTCATTTGATCCTTCCCAATTCTCTCTCCCTAGAGCCTGACTCAGGTGATGTGGGCTGTGTCCTCTGCCATCTCTGTGGCCTGCTTTGCCCTGTCTGGGATCTCTGCACAGCTGCTGAACGCCTTGGGCCTGGATGGTGAGTGGCAAAGAACTGGCTAGCCAGCTGGAGTTTCGTCTCTACTCTCCTGTGGGTGGGAATCTACGTTTATCAGGGTCTAGAGGACACTCCCCAGAAGCCCCTGCAAGTGTGATGGAAGAACAGCCCATCTTCCCCTCCCGCCAACCTCCCAGGCATTGGGCGAGCCCAAACATCTCCATAGCTCAGTGAGACAGGAAGAATTAGTCTGTTAATAAATGGAATTGAGTcccagttctttaacagtgaggCAGGAAGAATTGCTCTGTTAGTAAATGGAACTCAGTTCCATTTATCTATGCCAACTAGGGAAGTCATCTGCCTAGGACCCCACAGAGAAAGCTGAGCTTCAAACCTgcgtttattttgtgtgtgtgtgtgtgcgcgcgtgtgcatgcgcatgcacacgcatACGCACACGTGTCAGTGCTGgagtttgagttcaaggccttatacttgcctggcttttttttgctccagactggcatgccacttgagccacttctggctttttgctgtttaattggagataagagtctcatggatttgtctgcccaggctggcttcaaactgcgatcctcaggtctcagcctcctaagcagttaggattacaggggtgaaccacttGCGCCTGGCTCAGACCCACGTCTCTTGAGGCTGTGGGGACTTAGAGAAGGATCGGCCTCCCGGCTCCTCTGGTTCTTGCTCCTCTGCGCCTCACCACTTCCCCAGTGACTCTTGTCACTCTCTCTCTTCTAGGTGACCACCTCACCCAGGGCCTGAAGCTCAGTCCTAGCCAAGTGCAGACCTTCCTGCTGTGGGGAGCAGGGGCCCTGGTCACCTACTGGCTGTTGTCTCTGCTCCTCGGCTTGGTCCTAGCCTTGCTGGGGAGGATCCTGGGTGGTCTGAAGCTTGTCATCTTCCTGGCAGGCTTTGTGGCCCTGGTGAGGTCAGTGCCTGACCCTTCCACCAGGGCCTTACTACTCCTGGCCCTGCTAACGCTCTACGCCTTGCTGAGCCGGCTCACTGGCTCCCGGGCCTCAGGGGCCCAACTGGAGGCCAAAGTTCGAGGGCTGGAGCGCCAGGTGGAGGAGCTGCGCTGGAGACAGAGGCGAGCAGCCAAGGCCTCCCGGAATGTGGAAGAAGAGTGACAAGGATGTCCCCAAAGGCCACCATCACCATACCAAAGAGCTGAGCTGCTTCTGGGCTGAACAGCCCTCCTTGCAGCCCTCTGCCCTTTCCTTGCCCTGCATCCGAACCTTCAGAACTTTCATCCCTGCCTAGCCCCTTGCTGAAGGGGCTGGTCCTCCACCTGAGGCTGGCTGTCTGGGGGTGGATCTCTGCCCACTCTCCCCTTCCGGCCTGTCTCAGCATGGCGGGTTGGAGGGGGTCTCTGCCCCAGCTTCTGCATCTGCTCTGGCCAGCATCACTGCCACTGGTTTCCTATGACTTATCCGCCTCCTCTGCTACTGCCTGGCGTCTTCCCCAAATGACAGCTCTCCGCCTTTCTGCTCCTccaccatgcctccagctccctTTTCCTTCCAGGCCTGATCCCACCAAACCACAGCCCCTGGAGGCCTGCCCTGCCCTTATGGCCTGGCAAGGCGGGACCTGAGGATAAGGGAAGAGGAAACAGGGTTCCTGGAGGCCTGGGGGTAGTGGTGGGAGACCCCTTGTACTTTCCATCTGTTACAAGTGCCTTAATCTGAGCCAGCAGAGCCCTCTGCTGGCCCCTGCCATACTGTATGTGGGAAATGCTGCTTTGTTCCTAACAGAGCAGTCCAGCCTCAAAGAATCGGAATCCCCTTCAGCCAAAGGCAGTGGCTTCTGTGTAGGCTTGTCCTGCAGGTGGGGCCCTGTGGGAATTTCAGTGACCCTGAAGGGGGTTGGAGGACTTGATTCCTTGTCTGCCTAACTGCAAGGCATTCTCAGTACCTGTGGCTTCAATCCCCGCCCCCCAGGAGCAGTTGCTGACTAGAGTCACCAGCAGTGGGGATGAGCACAGAGTGGCCCCTTTCCTGCCCGTGCTCTGCAGGCCATGGGGGATGCTAGCCTCCCCCCAGGGTGCGCTTGCTCGCTCTTGGGCTCTGGCCATCAGGGGTCTCTTCCTCCTTTGGGGCCCTGGTATTCCCTAGGCCAGGCTGGGCTCATGATAATGAAGTTCTTACTGTTCAGGTTTGATGTGGAATCATGACTGCAgtgatatatatttttatcaGCGCTTGGTTGGTTTTAAATAAAGTGCACGCTATTTTATTATCTTGTCCTGAATAAAAACGTATTTACTCAAAAGTGGATTGCCTTAATGTCTCCCTCTGCTGTCAGTCAGACCCCTTTCTGTGGCTCAGCTGTGCCCTCCTGACTTCTCCACTAGGGGCGCACGAagctgtggggaggggagagagctgGGGAGGCAATTGGTGCTATGTTACCTGTGG contains:
- the Tmem109 gene encoding transmembrane protein 109 yields the protein MAGSGRCSPWGKHPFRALPVVLVALVLLHLASAQSQRNFAPPGQQKREASADLLTQMGRSLRETLDTWLGPETMHLVSESLTQVMWAVSSAISVACFALSGISAQLLNALGLDGDHLTQGLKLSPSQVQTFLLWGAGALVTYWLLSLLLGLVLALLGRILGGLKLVIFLAGFVALVRSVPDPSTRALLLLALLTLYALLSRLTGSRASGAQLEAKVRGLERQVEELRWRQRRAAKASRNVEEE